A genomic stretch from Limnobacter thiooxidans includes:
- the yidD gene encoding membrane protein insertion efficiency factor YidD, with product MVDRTSATFQRSITARAIAALIRGYQLAVSPLFPPSCRFYPSCSEYALEAVKIHGACKGAALSIGRICRCNPWNAGGLDLVPDSADTRNKSQ from the coding sequence ATGGTGGACAGAACTTCAGCAACTTTTCAGCGATCTATCACGGCGCGCGCCATTGCGGCCTTGATCCGCGGCTATCAGCTTGCCGTCAGCCCTCTTTTTCCGCCGTCTTGCCGTTTTTACCCCAGTTGCTCGGAATATGCCCTTGAAGCAGTTAAAATTCATGGCGCATGCAAAGGCGCAGCCTTGTCAATTGGCCGCATTTGCCGGTGCAACCCCTGGAATGCCGGTGGGCTGGATCTGGTTCCAGATTCTGCTGACACCCGCAATAAATCTCAGTAA
- a CDS encoding ribonuclease P protein component → MGSGSHAKKITRSETFGGLLKTRPLARTDRLMLHALFEDTPPRFGILIPKRLANRAVDRNALKRIIREACRHSLKDHQGKFLVRLSKPVKAVGHSDRAAWWTELQQLFSDLSRRAPLRP, encoded by the coding sequence GTGGGTTCCGGGTCGCATGCAAAAAAAATCACTCGGTCTGAAACATTCGGTGGCCTGTTAAAAACAAGGCCACTGGCCCGAACAGATCGGTTGATGCTTCATGCTCTGTTTGAAGACACCCCTCCACGATTCGGAATCTTGATACCCAAACGGCTGGCCAACCGGGCTGTAGATCGCAATGCCTTGAAAAGAATCATTCGAGAGGCTTGTCGTCATTCCCTGAAAGACCACCAAGGCAAGTTTCTGGTGCGTCTTAGCAAGCCTGTGAAGGCAGTAGGCCATTCGGACCGGGCAGCATGGTGGACAGAACTTCAGCAACTTTTCAGCGATCTATCACGGCGCGCGCCATTGCGGCCTTGA